A part of Planococcus sp. MB-3u-03 genomic DNA contains:
- a CDS encoding response regulator transcription factor — MKEPNLLIVEDEQAILHMLMTILTRENFRSIDTAGSAEEALVLCNEKSYDLILLDITLPGRSGLEICPLIREISDASIFFLTARSTDLDKLSGFAVGADDYITKPFNPLEVAARIKAHLRRRLGSTPRTAASLFEYGPLTVNTSAGEVKLQGQPVELPAQVYQLLLFFCRHPNQLFSKSQLYEKVWNEEFLGEDNTVMVHIRKLREKIEINPSSPKFIVTVRGLGYKFIPEGGNYEST; from the coding sequence ATGAAAGAACCTAATTTATTGATTGTTGAGGACGAGCAAGCGATTTTACATATGTTGATGACAATTTTAACTAGAGAGAACTTCCGCTCTATTGATACGGCAGGCTCAGCAGAAGAAGCTTTGGTTTTGTGTAATGAAAAGTCGTATGATTTAATTTTGCTCGATATTACGCTCCCTGGCCGTAGCGGCCTTGAAATCTGCCCGCTGATTCGGGAAATCTCCGATGCGTCCATTTTCTTTTTGACAGCACGCTCCACGGATCTGGATAAGCTTTCGGGATTTGCGGTAGGGGCGGATGATTACATCACCAAGCCGTTCAACCCTTTGGAAGTTGCGGCGCGTATAAAAGCCCATCTGCGAAGACGCCTCGGAAGCACGCCGCGAACCGCAGCCAGTTTATTTGAATATGGCCCACTCACAGTCAATACGAGTGCTGGAGAAGTAAAGCTCCAAGGACAGCCTGTGGAACTCCCGGCGCAAGTGTATCAGCTGCTGCTTTTTTTCTGCAGGCACCCCAATCAATTATTCAGCAAAAGCCAGCTTTATGAAAAGGTATGGAACGAAGAGTTTCTTGGCGAAGACAATACCGTGATGGTCCACATCCGGAAATTACGTGAGAAAATCGAAATCAATCCGAGCAGCCCGAAGTTTATCGTCACAGTCAGAGGGCTGGGCTATAAATTCATTCCTGAGGGAGGCAACTATGAATCTACATAA
- a CDS encoding ATP-binding protein yields the protein MNLHKRFMVQFFMQLFLLSLIFLIGMLTVWAVIGFNISADEIQTDLAQADSSYFTNRIEIENDKHVLKENLEELAESQNGWLILLDAKGSVLDSFNEPEALPVQFDVSDFADSLWGSSEEQREFTYWEIEFLDEDPLLLLYGKNNIAQEVLDAAVPAIDWQQENLNLSSETTDKLEAENAWMQLLSPEGKVLDSYGKTDGDATYTMQQLGELHAENQSIASSTNEESGLTAVSGVENLPSTAWETTFSNQNLFIFALISLILLAGGTFWYARKFGAPLLVMMQWIENLGNGQYKQPTNNKNTSLITNNKGKIKRKYRLYKDLVHTLEQLTATLQLHQNQQNTLERTREDWISGLSHDLKTPLSSISGYAQMLESPDYEWSAQETREFAFIMNEKSAYMMELLEELTLTFRLKNQALPLAKEPLDINEFIRRIVIQFINEPSNRKQHFTFTAAPQSIRANIDPKWFQRIIDNLIANAVKYNPSGTEIKISVSAIEQHLFVVLIEDDGKGMETEILDKLFDRYYRGTNTHETSTGTGLGLAITKQLVQLHNGSIHIDSVPGKGTAVRVIVPV from the coding sequence ATGAATCTACATAAGCGCTTTATGGTTCAGTTCTTCATGCAGCTATTCTTGCTGTCCCTCATTTTCCTCATCGGGATGCTGACCGTTTGGGCGGTGATTGGCTTCAATATTTCAGCAGATGAAATCCAAACCGATCTGGCTCAAGCCGATTCCAGCTATTTCACCAATCGAATTGAAATAGAAAACGATAAGCATGTCCTTAAAGAAAATTTGGAGGAGCTGGCTGAAAGTCAAAATGGCTGGTTGATTTTATTGGATGCGAAAGGCAGTGTACTGGATTCTTTTAATGAACCTGAAGCGCTGCCGGTTCAGTTCGATGTGAGTGATTTCGCCGATAGCTTGTGGGGAAGTTCTGAAGAACAGCGGGAATTTACTTATTGGGAAATTGAATTTCTGGACGAGGATCCGCTGTTATTATTGTACGGCAAGAATAATATAGCTCAAGAGGTATTGGATGCTGCCGTGCCGGCTATCGATTGGCAACAAGAAAACTTGAATTTATCCTCTGAAACAACGGATAAGTTAGAGGCAGAAAATGCCTGGATGCAGCTTCTTAGTCCTGAAGGCAAGGTGCTCGATAGTTATGGGAAAACGGATGGGGACGCCACTTATACCATGCAGCAATTAGGCGAGCTACATGCGGAGAATCAATCGATTGCCTCTTCAACGAACGAGGAAAGCGGATTGACTGCAGTTTCGGGTGTTGAAAACTTGCCATCGACGGCTTGGGAAACGACATTCTCCAATCAAAACCTTTTCATATTTGCTTTAATATCGCTCATTTTGCTGGCGGGTGGAACCTTTTGGTATGCGCGGAAATTTGGCGCACCGCTCTTGGTGATGATGCAATGGATTGAAAACCTCGGGAACGGCCAATATAAACAGCCGACCAATAATAAAAACACCTCTTTAATCACCAATAACAAAGGAAAGATCAAAAGGAAGTACCGGCTTTATAAAGACCTAGTGCACACACTTGAACAATTGACAGCAACATTGCAGCTTCATCAGAATCAGCAAAACACGCTGGAACGCACGCGCGAAGACTGGATTAGCGGACTGTCGCATGATTTGAAGACCCCGTTATCCTCGATTTCGGGATATGCCCAGATGCTCGAGTCGCCTGATTACGAATGGTCAGCACAAGAAACTCGGGAGTTTGCATTCATCATGAATGAGAAATCCGCCTACATGATGGAATTGCTTGAAGAACTGACGTTGACTTTCCGTTTGAAGAATCAGGCATTGCCGCTGGCTAAAGAACCACTGGACATCAATGAATTCATCCGGCGCATCGTCATTCAATTTATCAATGAGCCTTCAAATCGCAAGCAGCACTTTACTTTCACAGCGGCTCCGCAAAGCATTCGAGCGAATATTGACCCGAAATGGTTTCAGCGCATCATCGATAACTTAATCGCCAATGCCGTGAAATACAACCCGTCAGGAACGGAAATCAAAATCTCCGTCTCAGCCATAGAACAGCATTTATTTGTCGTGTTAATTGAAGATGATGGCAAAGGAATGGAAACAGAAATTCTCGACAAGCTTTTCGACCGTTACTACCGCGGTACGAACACGCACGAAACGAGCACAGGTACAGGGCTCGGCCTGGCAATTACAAAGCAGCTGGTCCAGTTGCACAACGGGTCGATTCATATAGACAGCGTTCCCGGAAAAGGCACCGCAGTACGGGTTATCGTTCCGGTTTAG
- a CDS encoding DUF3784 domain-containing protein gives MTMEMIVPLGGMLLFLTMSLVLLQGKGAILIAGYNTLSAEEKAKYDEAALCKATGKLLLGITFSMALIFVGEFFQQDWLLIVGIILIIAIAMGGVIHMNTGNRYAVQQSEKENKKETGQQQE, from the coding sequence ATGACGATGGAAATGATTGTTCCGCTTGGTGGAATGCTATTATTTTTGACTATGAGCCTGGTCCTCTTACAAGGAAAAGGCGCGATTTTAATTGCAGGTTACAACACACTATCAGCCGAAGAAAAGGCAAAATACGACGAAGCGGCTTTATGTAAAGCAACTGGAAAACTGCTGTTAGGCATTACGTTTTCAATGGCTTTAATCTTTGTTGGGGAATTTTTTCAGCAAGATTGGTTGTTAATCGTAGGTATTATCCTAATAATCGCCATCGCAATGGGCGGGGTAATCCATATGAATACCGGCAATCGCTATGCGGTTCAACAAAGTGAAAAGGAAAATAAAAAAGAAACAGGCCAGCAACAGGAATGA
- a CDS encoding DUF2268 domain-containing protein, protein MKKSLGAILFCSAFFSSACSMELVETDDLTDMEAKVESAQEEQSEQVQTIEPATVEVGNQKFDLFSYYPSFDQYIKLAKKNPDTLEESYAQAVTEPFQENAFGEVKGTMYADYWFFTPPKDIIPLQSELQALSDREESLYTAIEEALKKSAEMLPGSDKTVHIFPANPAYTHGKTQELNPLGVALAQDVIVLFVTSILNEEDLQHTIAHEYFHMIDMERGTAENSMSSTLLEVAVMEGKAEAFARMNYPETKQDWILNADEKITEETKALFLEEKDSPEIEIWNDFYYGNAVTEVPPFSTHLIGYDIMQKFIMQHPDMPVEEWLELTAEEILAGSEYAASGSN, encoded by the coding sequence TTGAAGAAAAGTCTAGGTGCTATATTGTTCTGTTCAGCGTTTTTTTCCTCAGCGTGTTCAATGGAGCTCGTGGAAACCGATGATTTGACTGATATGGAAGCAAAAGTAGAGTCAGCACAAGAAGAACAGAGCGAACAAGTACAAACGATTGAACCAGCTACTGTTGAGGTTGGAAACCAAAAATTCGACTTATTTTCGTACTATCCATCATTTGACCAATACATAAAATTAGCTAAGAAAAATCCGGATACACTTGAGGAGTCTTATGCTCAAGCCGTTACAGAGCCGTTCCAAGAGAATGCTTTTGGGGAAGTGAAGGGCACAATGTATGCAGATTACTGGTTTTTTACGCCACCTAAAGACATCATTCCGTTGCAGAGTGAACTCCAGGCCTTATCGGATCGGGAAGAGTCTCTATATACAGCAATCGAAGAGGCTTTAAAGAAATCAGCAGAAATGCTGCCCGGCAGTGACAAGACCGTACATATCTTTCCAGCAAATCCAGCATATACACATGGGAAGACGCAAGAACTAAATCCTCTAGGAGTCGCACTTGCGCAGGATGTCATTGTTCTATTTGTTACTTCCATTCTTAACGAAGAAGACTTGCAACACACCATTGCCCATGAATACTTTCACATGATCGATATGGAAAGAGGAACAGCGGAGAATTCAATGTCTTCCACATTGTTAGAAGTTGCAGTAATGGAAGGGAAAGCTGAGGCTTTTGCGAGAATGAATTATCCAGAAACGAAACAAGACTGGATATTGAACGCAGATGAAAAGATTACAGAAGAAACCAAAGCACTGTTCTTGGAAGAAAAAGATTCTCCCGAGATCGAAATTTGGAATGATTTTTATTACGGAAATGCTGTTACCGAAGTGCCGCCTTTTTCTACTCATTTAATTGGGTATGACATTATGCAGAAATTTATAATGCAGCACCCGGATATGCCGGTTGAGGAATGGCTTGAATTGACTGCAGAAGAAATTCTGGCAGGGAGTGAGTATGCGGCATCAGGCTCGAATTAA
- a CDS encoding tubby C-terminal domain-like protein, which yields MHLPSPVVKSSTAQIPIVDSENFKIGYVERYYKTVFHRIFDMWVGENKFFTNFRAFNSAERR from the coding sequence ATACACTTACCAAGCCCAGTTGTAAAATCTAGTACGGCTCAAATTCCTATTGTTGATTCAGAAAACTTCAAAATAGGTTATGTAGAAAGATATTATAAAACTGTATTTCATAGAATTTTTGATATGTGGGTGGGCGAAAATAAATTCTTTACCAACTTCAGAGCGTTTAACTCGGCTGAGAGAAGGTAG
- a CDS encoding DUF4279 domain-containing protein, with protein MEKTSSYTYFAIQSKGEIAKGFVAYEKGIFNPEEITRILDIQAFSSWAYGDKRVDGSEYLFSTWSAEKSEIGRLDVEAQCRDTIKNLKNKVSQLNRIKQQYDVKFVLVIVPSIYHEEQPWISFNEEVIEFCYLTGTTIEVDMYIHQLEDEESL; from the coding sequence ATGGAAAAAACGAGTAGTTATACGTATTTTGCCATTCAAAGTAAAGGGGAAATTGCCAAAGGTTTTGTTGCTTATGAAAAAGGGATTTTTAATCCTGAAGAAATTACCCGCATTCTGGACATTCAGGCTTTTAGCAGTTGGGCTTATGGTGATAAAAGAGTAGATGGATCAGAGTATCTTTTCTCCACATGGAGTGCCGAAAAATCTGAGATTGGGAGACTAGATGTAGAAGCTCAGTGCAGAGACACTATTAAAAATCTCAAAAATAAAGTCTCGCAACTAAATAGAATTAAACAACAATACGATGTGAAGTTTGTGCTAGTGATTGTTCCTAGTATTTACCACGAAGAACAACCTTGGATTTCATTTAACGAAGAGGTTATTGAATTTTGCTATTTGACAGGAACTACTATTGAAGTAGACATGTATATTCATCAGCTAGAGGACGAAGAATCCCTGTGA
- a CDS encoding endonuclease translates to MENSLWNKSAKALLSVGLVASLWVPASQTAVQAAAPASDLIISEYIEGSSFNKAIEIYNGTGASVELNPYSVSLYTNGSTYAQSEMALSGTVANGDTVVIYHSGADSAIQGKGDLQNNSVVNFNGDDALVLEKSGSPIDSIGQVGSRIENMKDVTLVRNPDILSGDSAVNDAFDPSAEWTAYPADTFTYLGSHAVEETEETPTPDPDPTPVPSGYYETADGLQGSALKAELHEIIDGHTQLSYSQVWDALKITDEDPNNPNNVLLLYTGESRSKSLNGGNVGDWNREHTWAKSHGDFGTARGAGTDIHHLRPTDVQVNGLRGNLDFDYGGSAVSGCDGCLRTASSWEPPDEVKGDVARMLFYMAVRYETGDAVDLELNDRVNNGSTPYHGKISVLLEWHEQDPVSAWEQQRNEKIEDIQGNRNPFVDYPEWAESIW, encoded by the coding sequence ATGGAAAACAGCTTATGGAACAAATCAGCAAAGGCTTTACTATCGGTAGGGTTGGTCGCGAGTCTTTGGGTGCCGGCTTCGCAAACGGCGGTGCAGGCAGCTGCCCCGGCAAGTGATCTTATCATTTCTGAATACATTGAAGGCAGCAGCTTCAATAAAGCGATCGAAATTTATAACGGGACCGGTGCTTCCGTTGAATTGAACCCTTATTCGGTCTCGCTGTATACAAATGGCAGCACGTACGCCCAGAGCGAAATGGCGCTTTCCGGTACTGTCGCAAACGGTGATACAGTAGTTATTTACCATAGCGGTGCGGATTCAGCGATTCAAGGCAAGGGAGATCTGCAAAATAATAGCGTGGTTAATTTTAACGGCGATGACGCGTTGGTACTTGAAAAATCCGGATCTCCTATCGATTCGATTGGCCAAGTAGGTTCGCGCATTGAAAACATGAAAGATGTGACACTGGTCCGCAATCCGGATATCCTGTCCGGCGACAGCGCAGTGAATGATGCCTTTGATCCTTCGGCTGAATGGACAGCGTATCCTGCAGATACATTTACATACTTGGGAAGCCATGCGGTAGAAGAGACGGAAGAAACGCCAACCCCAGATCCAGATCCAACTCCTGTGCCATCTGGTTATTATGAAACAGCGGATGGCTTGCAAGGATCTGCTTTGAAAGCGGAACTTCATGAAATCATTGACGGCCATACGCAACTCAGCTATTCACAAGTATGGGATGCATTGAAAATAACGGACGAAGACCCGAATAATCCGAATAACGTGCTGTTATTGTATACGGGCGAGTCGCGTTCGAAATCTTTGAACGGCGGCAATGTCGGCGATTGGAACCGCGAGCACACATGGGCGAAGTCTCACGGCGATTTTGGAACGGCAAGAGGTGCGGGAACGGATATCCACCATTTGCGCCCGACCGATGTACAAGTGAACGGGCTGCGCGGCAATTTGGACTTTGACTACGGCGGCAGTGCCGTAAGCGGCTGCGATGGCTGCTTGCGTACAGCGTCTTCCTGGGAGCCACCGGATGAAGTAAAAGGCGATGTTGCCCGCATGCTGTTTTACATGGCAGTCCGCTATGAAACAGGCGACGCCGTGGATCTGGAATTGAACGACCGCGTGAATAACGGGTCGACGCCTTACCATGGCAAGATTTCCGTATTGCTCGAATGGCATGAGCAAGACCCTGTCAGCGCTTGGGAACAGCAGCGCAACGAGAAAATCGAAGACATCCAAGGCAACCGCAACCCGTTCGTCGATTATCCAGAATGGGCGGAATCGATCTGGTAG